A genomic region of Ktedonobacteraceae bacterium contains the following coding sequences:
- a CDS encoding GNAT family protein, producing the protein MIRGEKVYLRPVRQADLALLESWNVDPKHDGEFNDFGFHPSGPLQKRFAEDGLIGSRQGELLVVNYDDEVVGSVSYHQERYGPNEGSIAYNIGISLSPEYRGKGYGSEAQKLLAAYLFAIYPIMRVEASTDIENIPEQKALEKAGFQRDGVMRKAQWRTGDWHDIVVYSKLRGE; encoded by the coding sequence ATGATACGAGGTGAAAAGGTTTATCTGCGGCCAGTTAGACAGGCTGACCTGGCATTACTCGAGTCCTGGAATGTTGATCCGAAGCATGACGGTGAGTTCAATGACTTCGGCTTTCATCCATCAGGCCCTTTACAAAAGCGCTTTGCCGAGGATGGGCTGATCGGATCGCGCCAGGGTGAGCTACTGGTGGTCAACTATGATGACGAGGTTGTGGGATCGGTGAGCTATCACCAGGAGCGCTATGGGCCGAATGAGGGCAGCATTGCGTATAACATTGGTATTAGCCTCTCGCCGGAATATCGCGGCAAGGGCTATGGCAGCGAGGCCCAAAAACTCCTGGCCGCCTATCTCTTCGCAATATATCCGATCATGCGCGTCGAGGCTTCAACCGATATAGAAAATATCCCAGAACAAAAGGCGCTGGAAAAAGCAGGCTTTCAACGTGATGGCGTAATGCGCAAAGCTCAATGGCGAACTGGCGATTGGCATGATATTGTCGTGTATAGCAAACTGCGCGGGGAGTAG
- a CDS encoding XdhC family protein: protein MRDILPDVEKWRENGERVAVATVVSMAGSAPRRPGAKLAVSEKGELSGSVSGGCVEPAVVHSAMEVIKTGKPQMLEFGISEEENFEKIGLACGGTIRVFVERLDW, encoded by the coding sequence ATGCGTGATATTCTGCCTGATGTCGAGAAGTGGCGCGAAAACGGCGAGCGTGTGGCGGTGGCTACTGTCGTATCGATGGCCGGATCGGCTCCCCGCAGGCCAGGAGCAAAACTGGCAGTGAGCGAGAAAGGCGAGTTGTCCGGTTCGGTCAGCGGGGGATGTGTTGAGCCTGCTGTCGTGCATTCGGCCATGGAAGTGATTAAGACGGGCAAGCCGCAGATGCTCGAATTTGGCATTTCAGAAGAGGAAAACTTCGAGAAGATAGGGCTGGCCTGCGGCGGAACGATTCGTGTCTTCGTCGAGCGATTGGATTGGTAA
- a CDS encoding aminopeptidase, with product MHDIRIERWAHTLVRYCLYVKAGETVLIRATPLAAPLVEAVYSELLHVGAFPVPLIDLESLDEILLQEGSNEQLLRPSPVMNALAEKVDARLTIESEGNTRAWSGIVPARVAKRRQANQSVTHVLRKRAQEKTFRWSSTLYPTMAYAQDAGMSLREFEEFVFDVCFLNDADPIARWKELAAKQQRLVDWLAGHKQVRIQGEGTDLTLSIQDRVFINSDGKRNFPSGEFFTGPVENSANGVVQFDIPSNYEGRTIEGIRLVFREGRVVEASARQGQDFLEQMLDLDAGSRYLGEFAFGNNPRVDRSTKNTLFDEKMGGTVHFALGASYPETGGENQSALHWDMVCDLRKSGEVRVDDTLFLKDGKILV from the coding sequence ATGCATGATATCCGTATTGAGCGATGGGCGCACACGCTCGTCCGTTATTGCCTGTATGTGAAAGCAGGAGAAACGGTCTTAATTCGCGCTACCCCATTGGCTGCGCCGCTGGTGGAGGCCGTTTATAGCGAACTGTTACATGTCGGGGCTTTCCCTGTGCCTTTAATTGACCTGGAAAGCCTCGATGAGATTCTTTTGCAGGAAGGAAGCAATGAGCAACTGCTGAGGCCATCGCCTGTGATGAATGCGCTGGCAGAAAAGGTCGATGCCCGGCTTACTATCGAGTCGGAAGGCAATACACGTGCCTGGAGCGGGATTGTGCCGGCACGCGTGGCGAAACGGCGGCAGGCCAATCAAAGTGTCACCCACGTATTGCGCAAACGCGCCCAGGAGAAGACATTCCGCTGGTCATCAACCCTCTATCCCACAATGGCCTATGCCCAGGATGCCGGTATGTCACTGCGCGAATTTGAGGAGTTTGTGTTCGATGTGTGCTTCCTCAATGATGCCGATCCGATAGCGCGCTGGAAGGAACTGGCGGCAAAGCAGCAACGACTGGTAGACTGGCTTGCTGGTCATAAGCAGGTGCGTATTCAGGGCGAGGGAACAGATTTGACGCTCTCCATTCAAGACCGGGTGTTCATCAATAGTGATGGGAAACGGAACTTTCCTAGCGGCGAGTTTTTTACCGGTCCGGTCGAGAACAGCGCCAATGGGGTCGTCCAGTTTGATATACCCTCTAACTATGAAGGCCGCACTATCGAGGGTATACGGTTAGTATTCCGCGAGGGAAGGGTGGTGGAGGCGAGCGCGAGGCAGGGCCAGGACTTCCTGGAGCAAATGTTAGATCTGGACGCCGGATCTCGTTACCTGGGCGAATTTGCTTTTGGCAACAACCCACGAGTGGACCGCAGTACTAAGAACACACTGTTTGACGAAAAAATGGGCGGGACGGTACATTTTGCATTGGGCGCTAGCTATCCTGAAACAGGAGGGGAAAATCAGTCGGCCCTGCATTGGGATATGGTCTGTGATCTACGCAAATCGGGCGAGGTCCGGGTTGATGATACACTGTTTTTGAAGGATGGGAAGATATTAGTCTAG
- a CDS encoding molybdopterin cofactor-binding domain-containing protein, producing MGIAAMLGSPIKRREDPRLITGQATYVDDIKLPGMLHMAVLRSPYGHARIKGINTEAARNQPGVVAVYTAEDLKGAVGDIAVAVPLGKMTEGMGIRKPLAEGKVRFYGDPVAVVIAEDRYTARDARDLIEVDYEPLPAAIDVEKAMQPDAPLLYEEFGTNVAFSMHPSSEEIDKVFDQTKADGGVVVKTRMVNQRLAPVPMETRGVVAEYHKALKTLNVWSSSQIPHLLRNILAATVGLPQHQVRVIVPEVGGGFGCKLNVYPEEICAAFAAMKTGHPVKWIEDRSENLAATIHGRDQVDYVEVAATKEGKITALKIHGISDLGAYSQLFTDVIMIAFGFPVSCGAYDIPNIYLSGDIVFTNKVPTDAYRGAGRPEATYIIERAIDLVARELGKDPAEVRRLNFVKPDQFPYKSAAGAVYDTGDYEGALDKALAIADYQNLRAEQARRRADGNGKLMGIGLSSYIEICGFGPKGTAPVGLYESARMRVEQSGTVMVYTGSSPHGQGEETTFAQIVAEEYGIPVENVMIIHGDTDSTPEGRGTYGSRTTAVGGSAVYEAAQRLKEKMKQIAAHMLEASASDVTLEDGKFFVTGSPQKAVTFAEVALTANLSNTLPPGIEPGLETTVFWEPEACVFPFGTHVCVVEVDKDTGEAEITRYIAVDDCGRQLNPMLVQGQVHGGIAQGVGQAMWEGVVYGEDGQLLTGTLMDYAMPIASELPSFELDHTVTLTPVNPLGVKGVGEAGTIGSTPAVANAIADALSVAHVDMPFKPENLWKVIHQA from the coding sequence ATGGGTATTGCAGCTATGCTTGGCTCGCCAATTAAGAGGCGAGAAGATCCGCGCCTGATTACCGGACAGGCGACTTATGTCGATGATATCAAACTCCCCGGTATGCTTCATATGGCCGTATTGCGTAGCCCTTATGGGCACGCCCGCATTAAGGGCATCAATACGGAGGCGGCCCGTAATCAGCCTGGCGTTGTGGCCGTCTACACCGCAGAAGATCTCAAAGGCGCAGTTGGCGATATCGCCGTGGCAGTACCTCTTGGGAAGATGACCGAGGGTATGGGCATTCGTAAGCCACTGGCCGAGGGCAAAGTGCGTTTCTACGGCGACCCCGTGGCCGTTGTGATCGCGGAAGACCGCTATACGGCTCGCGACGCGCGCGACCTGATCGAGGTCGATTATGAGCCACTACCCGCCGCTATCGATGTTGAGAAAGCCATGCAGCCGGATGCGCCACTACTCTACGAAGAATTTGGCACGAACGTCGCTTTCAGCATGCATCCCTCATCTGAAGAAATTGACAAGGTCTTTGATCAGACAAAGGCTGATGGCGGTGTCGTTGTCAAAACACGCATGGTGAACCAGCGACTCGCTCCTGTACCTATGGAGACGAGAGGTGTCGTGGCAGAGTATCATAAGGCGCTCAAAACGCTAAATGTCTGGAGCTCGTCGCAGATACCGCATCTGCTACGCAACATTCTCGCGGCTACCGTTGGCCTGCCACAGCACCAGGTGCGCGTAATTGTCCCTGAAGTTGGTGGTGGCTTTGGTTGCAAGCTGAATGTTTACCCCGAAGAAATCTGCGCGGCATTTGCTGCGATGAAGACGGGGCACCCGGTCAAATGGATTGAGGATCGCAGCGAGAACCTGGCGGCGACCATCCACGGACGCGACCAGGTTGACTATGTCGAGGTTGCGGCTACGAAAGAAGGCAAGATCACCGCTCTGAAGATTCACGGCATCTCCGATCTGGGTGCGTATTCGCAGCTGTTCACCGATGTGATCATGATTGCCTTTGGATTCCCGGTGTCCTGCGGTGCTTATGATATTCCGAATATTTACCTCAGTGGTGACATCGTCTTCACGAACAAAGTTCCCACCGATGCGTATCGGGGCGCTGGCCGTCCAGAAGCGACGTATATTATTGAGCGAGCCATCGACCTGGTGGCGCGCGAGCTGGGTAAAGACCCTGCCGAGGTGCGCAGACTCAACTTCGTCAAACCAGACCAGTTTCCCTACAAGTCGGCGGCCGGAGCTGTCTATGATACCGGCGACTACGAAGGAGCGCTGGACAAGGCGCTGGCGATAGCGGACTATCAAAACCTGCGCGCGGAGCAAGCTCGCAGGCGTGCTGACGGCAACGGCAAGCTGATGGGCATTGGTCTTTCTTCCTACATCGAGATCTGCGGCTTTGGTCCAAAAGGTACGGCGCCGGTCGGTCTCTATGAGAGCGCCCGTATGCGTGTCGAGCAGAGCGGTACAGTCATGGTCTATACAGGTTCTTCCCCCCATGGCCAGGGTGAAGAGACGACGTTCGCTCAGATCGTCGCCGAGGAGTACGGTATTCCGGTTGAGAATGTAATGATCATCCATGGCGATACCGATTCGACTCCTGAGGGTCGTGGCACGTATGGCAGCCGCACGACGGCAGTCGGTGGCTCGGCAGTCTATGAGGCGGCCCAGCGATTGAAAGAAAAGATGAAGCAGATCGCGGCACACATGCTGGAGGCTAGCGCCTCAGATGTGACGCTGGAGGACGGCAAATTCTTTGTGACCGGTTCGCCACAGAAGGCCGTCACCTTCGCGGAAGTGGCCTTGACCGCTAACCTCTCGAATACGCTACCCCCTGGTATCGAGCCTGGATTAGAGACAACGGTTTTCTGGGAGCCTGAAGCCTGCGTCTTCCCATTCGGCACGCATGTTTGCGTGGTCGAGGTTGATAAGGATACCGGAGAGGCTGAAATCACGCGTTATATCGCGGTTGATGACTGCGGGCGGCAGCTCAATCCGATGCTTGTGCAGGGTCAGGTTCACGGCGGCATTGCCCAGGGCGTTGGGCAGGCAATGTGGGAGGGCGTCGTCTATGGCGAGGACGGCCAGTTGCTGACGGGAACCTTGATGGACTACGCGATGCCAATTGCTTCAGAATTACCGAGCTTCGAACTGGATCATACGGTCACATTGACGCCGGTCAATCCTCTGGGTGTGAAGGGCGTCGGTGAGGCCGGCACAATCGGTTCGACACCGGCAGTTGCTAACGCGATTGCGGACGCGCTCAGTGTAGCGCATGTCGATATGCCGTTCAAGCCGGAGAATCTGTGGAAAGTCATCCACCAGGCGTAA
- a CDS encoding xanthine dehydrogenase family protein subunit M, whose product MSVPAAFDYYPATSVDEAISLLQQHGEDAKLLAGGHSLLPMMKLRLAQPGVLIDIGRIQGLSYIREDNGVVAVGALTTYATLARSDVIRQHFASLSDAASVIGDPQVRNRGTIGGAVSHADPAADMTAIVMALKADIVVKGPNGERTIKADDFFVDVFTTALEQGEIVTELRFAIPPAHTGSAYMKLENKASHYAVVGCAAVITLGQDGTCSAASLAITGASVKPTRASATESALVGKQLDDATVAEAASHAADDLELVSDIHGSQAYRGDMTKVMMRRAIQKAAERAQ is encoded by the coding sequence ATGTCTGTACCAGCAGCATTTGATTACTATCCCGCTACGTCGGTGGATGAGGCTATCTCGCTCTTACAGCAACATGGGGAAGATGCCAAGTTGCTGGCGGGCGGGCATAGCCTGCTGCCAATGATGAAGCTGCGCCTGGCTCAACCCGGCGTGTTGATCGATATCGGCAGGATTCAAGGCCTTTCCTATATCCGTGAAGACAATGGAGTAGTTGCCGTCGGCGCGCTGACGACCTATGCAACGCTGGCACGTTCCGATGTAATACGCCAGCATTTTGCGTCGCTCTCGGACGCCGCCTCGGTAATCGGCGACCCGCAGGTGCGCAATCGCGGTACGATTGGCGGGGCTGTTTCACATGCCGATCCCGCGGCTGATATGACGGCTATCGTGATGGCGCTTAAGGCCGATATCGTAGTCAAAGGACCCAACGGTGAGCGTACCATCAAGGCCGACGATTTCTTCGTGGATGTCTTCACAACCGCTCTTGAGCAGGGTGAGATTGTTACAGAGCTGCGTTTTGCCATTCCGCCGGCCCATACCGGAAGCGCGTATATGAAGCTGGAAAATAAGGCTTCACATTACGCTGTTGTCGGCTGCGCGGCAGTTATCACGCTGGGTCAGGATGGCACGTGCTCCGCCGCAAGCCTGGCAATAACCGGTGCCTCGGTGAAACCCACACGCGCGAGCGCGACGGAGTCGGCCCTTGTGGGCAAGCAACTGGATGACGCGACCGTCGCGGAAGCTGCCAGTCATGCTGCCGATGACCTGGAGCTGGTGAGCGATATTCATGGCTCTCAGGCGTATCGTGGTGATATGACGAAGGTGATGATGCGACGGGCGATTCAAAAGGCGGCGGAGAGGGCTCAGTAG
- a CDS encoding HNH endonuclease: MKHVLSALAIIAVLSLLLCGCDVTITSSGSATATPSSGATHFGVQTKTSGCQAHGGLPDSACTPGAIFPNATAQEICKSGYASSVRNVPTSEKDQAYAEYGITHHSSGQYEVDHLVSLELGGSNDIANLWPEAASPTPGFHQKDQVENYLHNQVCSGAISLKEAQIEIATNWLAVYQRMPH; the protein is encoded by the coding sequence ATGAAGCACGTTCTTTCTGCCCTGGCAATAATCGCCGTTTTGTCGTTACTCTTATGCGGATGTGATGTAACCATAACGTCGAGTGGTTCAGCGACTGCTACTCCCTCGTCCGGCGCCACTCACTTTGGGGTACAGACAAAAACATCAGGTTGTCAAGCGCATGGAGGGCTTCCCGATTCGGCCTGTACCCCTGGCGCGATCTTCCCAAATGCGACAGCGCAGGAAATTTGCAAGTCTGGATACGCAAGCTCAGTACGCAACGTACCAACAAGTGAAAAAGATCAGGCCTATGCTGAGTATGGAATTACACATCACTCTTCAGGCCAATACGAAGTCGATCACCTCGTCTCCTTAGAGTTAGGTGGCTCCAATGACATCGCAAATCTCTGGCCTGAAGCGGCATCGCCAACTCCGGGGTTCCACCAGAAAGACCAGGTTGAAAACTACTTGCACAATCAGGTATGTTCAGGAGCTATTTCCTTGAAAGAGGCACAGATTGAAATCGCGACCAATTGGCTTGCCGTATATCAACGCATGCCCCATTAA
- a CDS encoding cation:proton antiporter — translation MMLTSVILLQLIVILLVVQCFGYLARLIGQQWVIGEILAGLALGPSLLGHFFPSVEAAVFPASALPTLQTLGDIGLILYMFTLGTHIDIPMMLRQSRKAGVISVASIALPLIMGAILAYFLFPGLAGPKATLLTFMFLVGTAISLTAFPVLARLLTERNMLSTRIGTLALTSAAANDVIAWFLLALIIALVNARGATAALITIGETLLFIAIMIGIIRPLLLLADKRIPSKPLVLAITIILLLLSAYTTNTIGIHPVFGAFIMGIIVPRNVLFVDLVRSVDKTNGLLFLPLYFVATGLRTQIGLIGSPVLWLICLLVLAVACSGKIFGATFSARMFGDSWRESLSLGVLMNTRGLVELIVLNIGLDLGVLSPTLFAILVIMAVVTTMMASPILPLLGYKRMNQKVTRVLEEYVEGNVVSTK, via the coding sequence ATGATGCTCACCAGTGTCATCCTTCTACAGCTGATCGTCATCTTGCTTGTTGTGCAATGCTTCGGTTATCTCGCTCGCCTTATTGGGCAGCAATGGGTAATCGGAGAAATCCTTGCCGGTCTTGCCCTGGGTCCTTCACTGCTGGGTCACTTCTTCCCCAGTGTCGAGGCGGCCGTCTTCCCGGCAAGCGCGCTACCAACACTGCAAACGCTAGGTGATATTGGGCTGATCCTGTACATGTTTACATTAGGCACCCATATCGACATTCCTATGATGTTACGCCAGAGCCGCAAAGCTGGAGTAATCTCCGTGGCGAGCATAGCCCTTCCCCTGATCATGGGTGCAATTCTGGCCTATTTCCTGTTTCCTGGCCTGGCCGGTCCAAAGGCAACCTTGCTTACTTTCATGTTCCTGGTGGGAACAGCCATATCTCTGACCGCCTTTCCCGTATTGGCACGTCTTTTGACCGAAAGAAATATGTTGAGCACCAGAATTGGAACACTGGCATTGACGAGCGCGGCCGCAAATGACGTTATCGCCTGGTTCTTATTAGCGCTCATCATCGCTCTTGTTAATGCCAGGGGTGCGACCGCGGCACTGATCACAATAGGAGAAACGCTTCTCTTTATAGCGATTATGATTGGCATAATCCGCCCGTTGTTACTCTTAGCTGATAAGCGCATACCATCGAAGCCCCTGGTGCTTGCCATCACCATCATCCTGCTCCTGCTGTCCGCCTATACAACAAACACTATTGGCATTCACCCGGTGTTTGGTGCATTTATCATGGGCATCATCGTGCCTCGCAACGTCCTGTTTGTTGATCTGGTGCGCAGCGTAGATAAGACGAACGGCCTCTTGTTCCTGCCTCTCTACTTTGTCGCCACCGGCCTGCGAACCCAAATCGGATTGATAGGTAGTCCTGTTCTATGGCTCATCTGCTTGCTGGTGCTTGCTGTGGCCTGTTCTGGCAAAATCTTTGGAGCCACATTCTCCGCCCGCATGTTCGGAGATTCCTGGCGCGAATCGCTTAGCCTTGGCGTACTGATGAATACGCGAGGGTTGGTTGAACTCATCGTCCTCAATATTGGCCTGGACCTGGGTGTTCTTTCCCCAACCCTTTTCGCCATACTGGTAATCATGGCCGTCGTTACAACCATGATGGCTTCGCCGATCTTACCTTTACTTGGATACAAACGCATGAATCAGAAGGTAACCAGGGTACTCGAAGAGTATGTAGAAGGAAACGTCGTGTCAACAAAATGA
- a CDS encoding MoxR family ATPase, with protein sequence MDQEQLKTIEDVQRAMFDERYIADRSLATAVFLALKRRKPLLLEGEPGVGKTEVAKVLAAVLDTNLIRLQCYEGIDVNTAVYEWNYTRQMLHIRLMEAQRLNRSEELKEIFGPDFLITRPLLQAIDPSNAKAPVLLIDELDRSDEEFEAYLLELLSDFQITIPEIGTIRAKETPVVIITSNRTREIHDALRRRCLYYWIDYPTLEKEYSIVLARMPGVPERLAKQVCAFVRELRSIDLFKAPGIAETLDWISSLLALNQIELVEGPVRDTLGALLKYQDDVLKAGGSELYKMIRKAQGVA encoded by the coding sequence TTGGACCAGGAACAATTGAAGACTATCGAAGATGTACAACGGGCAATGTTTGACGAGCGTTATATCGCCGATCGCAGCCTGGCAACGGCCGTGTTCCTGGCGCTGAAACGACGCAAGCCGCTCTTGCTTGAAGGCGAGCCAGGAGTTGGCAAGACCGAGGTAGCCAAAGTTTTGGCTGCCGTCCTCGATACGAACCTGATTCGTTTGCAGTGTTACGAGGGGATCGATGTGAACACTGCCGTCTACGAGTGGAATTATACGCGCCAGATGCTGCATATTCGCCTGATGGAGGCACAGCGACTCAACCGCTCTGAAGAACTCAAGGAAATTTTTGGTCCCGATTTTCTGATAACCCGCCCGCTATTGCAGGCTATTGATCCGTCGAATGCCAAAGCTCCTGTTTTGCTCATCGATGAATTGGATCGCAGTGACGAGGAGTTTGAGGCGTATCTGCTCGAACTGCTGTCAGATTTCCAGATTACAATTCCTGAAATCGGCACCATTCGTGCGAAAGAGACGCCGGTCGTAATTATTACCTCTAACCGCACGCGCGAGATTCATGATGCGCTGCGGAGGCGCTGCCTGTATTATTGGATTGATTATCCTACATTAGAGAAAGAATATTCTATTGTGCTGGCACGCATGCCCGGCGTACCGGAGCGGCTTGCCAAGCAGGTATGCGCGTTTGTGCGCGAATTGCGCAGTATCGATCTGTTCAAGGCCCCCGGCATCGCCGAGACGCTCGACTGGATCAGCTCACTACTGGCGCTCAATCAGATAGAGTTGGTCGAGGGACCGGTACGCGATACATTGGGCGCGCTGCTCAAGTACCAGGATGATGTACTGAAGGCCGGCGGCAGCGAGCTCTACAAGATGATCCGCAAGGCGCAGGGAGTAGCCTGA
- a CDS encoding VWA domain-containing protein, protein MGIQGQPQQNGDYFAAEPLRPVELERGARLLFRLTEFGRILWESGIDVGPRKMLDLAETLDYIDITNKEDFYNTLKCSLLAKHEQEPVFNQLFLYYWYMRDRQDKKANNASGAAKRDERQMRLPPSERKRLAEHLNSQSEQRKDLRPEMRESERRRRKDERIEQEDDDDAANPQGTAYSAIEMLRKKDFESFTWDEVQEAKRLMAEMRWHLGMRPTHRKSPARHGSYPDMRRIVRRNLKYGAEFLELTWREIRYKPRPLVIICDISGSMSLYSRLLLHFIHTISNGLMNVEAFVFGTRLTRITRQLKKRDVDDAVRDVSKLVQDWSGGTRIGDALHYFNRKWARRVLGHGAVVLIISDGWDRGDAGMLEVEMDRLQHNCHRLIWLNPLLGSPDYRPLTIGMKTALPYIDNFLPAHNLDSLISLGNLLAAIDDSRPVRSAAARRKAAAEWSKPRVW, encoded by the coding sequence ATGGGCATACAGGGGCAACCGCAACAAAATGGTGATTACTTTGCTGCCGAGCCACTGCGTCCGGTTGAACTTGAGCGCGGCGCGCGCCTGCTTTTCCGGCTTACCGAATTTGGGCGTATTCTCTGGGAGTCTGGTATTGATGTAGGGCCTCGCAAGATGCTCGACCTTGCCGAGACGCTGGATTATATCGATATCACCAACAAAGAGGATTTCTATAATACGCTCAAGTGCAGCCTGCTTGCCAAACATGAGCAGGAGCCGGTGTTCAATCAGCTGTTCCTGTATTATTGGTATATGCGAGATCGGCAGGATAAGAAGGCGAACAATGCATCCGGGGCAGCAAAACGGGATGAGCGTCAGATGCGCCTGCCCCCTTCGGAACGGAAACGCCTGGCGGAACACCTCAATTCGCAGTCGGAACAGCGTAAAGACCTGCGCCCGGAGATGCGCGAAAGCGAACGCCGCCGTCGCAAGGATGAGCGCATCGAGCAGGAGGATGACGACGATGCCGCCAATCCACAGGGAACAGCGTACAGTGCCATCGAGATGCTGAGGAAGAAAGACTTTGAGTCTTTTACCTGGGATGAGGTGCAGGAGGCCAAGCGGTTGATGGCCGAGATGCGCTGGCACCTGGGTATGCGGCCTACACATCGCAAGTCGCCTGCTCGCCATGGCTCCTATCCTGATATGCGGCGTATCGTGCGCCGTAATCTCAAGTATGGAGCGGAGTTTCTGGAACTGACGTGGCGCGAGATTCGCTATAAGCCGCGCCCGCTGGTCATCATCTGTGATATCAGTGGTTCGATGAGCCTGTATTCACGGCTGCTCTTGCATTTCATTCATACCATTTCTAATGGCTTGATGAATGTAGAGGCGTTTGTTTTCGGTACGCGGCTTACACGTATTACGCGCCAGTTAAAGAAACGTGATGTCGACGATGCCGTGCGCGATGTGTCAAAATTAGTGCAGGATTGGTCGGGCGGAACACGTATTGGGGACGCGCTGCACTACTTCAATCGTAAATGGGCCAGGCGTGTACTGGGGCATGGGGCCGTAGTGCTGATTATCAGCGATGGCTGGGATCGTGGCGACGCGGGTATGCTTGAAGTGGAGATGGATCGCTTGCAGCACAACTGTCACCGGTTGATCTGGCTGAATCCGTTGCTGGGTTCTCCTGATTACCGACCGCTGACGATTGGTATGAAGACAGCACTGCCGTATATCGATAATTTTTTGCCTGCTCATAACCTGGATAGCTTGATCAGCCTGGGCAATCTACTGGCGGCTATCGACGATAGCAGGCCGGTACGCAGCGCGGCGGCCCGCCGTAAAGCTGCTGCTGAATGGAGTAAGCCACGGGTGTGGTGA
- a CDS encoding cellulase family glycosylhydrolase, translated as MLLLLVIIGPLTIYLASNQGGLNQLVNNGIKLFPHNAPGQSLTLPPQNSQGGGSHGTQGPQKVPNTANGCGVTQNPDGSYTFSWLHVANGKIVDANNCVVHLVGLNMGGLFLASAGHAPPSAISWFKQHIAMNVVREAYNAYWWNTDVYVPDVRMHFRQWLETVVKWQEQQGNYVILDNATQFHNPPCGDDGMGYHVSLCPSQNQAQKNNPPNPQEKSSYQPTALAALASLAQLYANDPAIIFDVWNEPGNADLQGISEQTYFQDMNARINTVRQYAPRSLIMVYNHDQPDIESGRFPNFSQPNIIWDTHIYDPNWNPSQGASKNVSFAQAHNQGFIIGEWGGQYGQPSPNTIIPFIQANALGSTYFDADMLTNGGWKHPTSFNSLGQQVAAAYATIFVSQ; from the coding sequence GTGTTACTCTTACTGGTCATCATCGGTCCGCTGACCATTTACCTGGCAAGCAATCAGGGTGGCTTGAACCAATTAGTAAACAATGGTATCAAGCTATTTCCTCATAATGCGCCAGGGCAATCACTTACACTTCCACCGCAAAACTCACAGGGCGGCGGCAGCCATGGCACGCAAGGCCCACAGAAGGTACCAAATACTGCCAACGGCTGCGGCGTCACACAAAATCCCGACGGCTCCTATACTTTTTCATGGCTGCATGTAGCAAACGGTAAAATTGTCGATGCAAACAATTGCGTTGTTCACCTGGTAGGACTGAATATGGGAGGCTTGTTCCTGGCTTCAGCCGGGCATGCCCCTCCCTCCGCCATTAGCTGGTTCAAACAGCATATTGCCATGAATGTCGTGCGGGAAGCCTACAACGCCTACTGGTGGAACACCGATGTCTACGTGCCGGATGTAAGAATGCACTTCCGTCAATGGTTAGAGACGGTCGTAAAGTGGCAGGAGCAGCAAGGCAACTACGTGATCCTGGATAACGCCACCCAGTTTCACAATCCTCCTTGTGGCGATGATGGTATGGGCTATCATGTTAGCCTGTGCCCATCACAAAACCAGGCACAAAAGAACAATCCTCCCAATCCACAGGAGAAATCTTCTTACCAGCCGACTGCGCTTGCTGCCCTTGCCAGCCTGGCACAGTTGTATGCCAACGACCCCGCCATCATCTTCGATGTCTGGAATGAACCGGGCAACGCGGACTTACAGGGCATCTCGGAGCAAACCTACTTCCAGGATATGAACGCCCGCATCAACACGGTGCGGCAATATGCGCCTCGCTCACTTATCATGGTCTACAATCACGACCAGCCGGATATTGAATCCGGTCGCTTCCCCAACTTTTCACAGCCGAACATCATCTGGGATACCCACATCTATGATCCCAACTGGAATCCTTCGCAGGGTGCTTCTAAGAACGTCTCATTCGCACAGGCACATAACCAGGGGTTCATTATAGGAGAATGGGGCGGGCAATACGGCCAGCCGTCACCCAACACCATTATTCCTTTTATCCAGGCCAATGCGCTTGGTTCCACCTACTTCGATGCCGATATGCTGACTAATGGTGGATGGAAACATCCGACCAGTTTTAATAGCCTTGGCCAACAGGTGGCTGCAGCATATGCCACAATCTTTGTATCGCAATAA